DNA sequence from the Butyricimonas faecalis genome:
AGGGGCAGCACATCGAGTGCATCGCCCCGGTAAAGGTCGCAACCGTCATAGGGACGGTGATGTTCGTAGATCGGATTCATGGGTTTCGAGTTCCTTTAAGTTCCACAAGCAATCTCGGCGGTCAAAAAGGATTTCGTCGCCACACATCAATTCATCTGCGTATATCGTCCGCTCTTCTCCAGCCCGGATTACCCGCAGGCGGGCATCCGGGCAAAGACGGTAGCTCTTTCCTTCGGACTCGATTTCCACGTAACGCTCGCCTTTGCCGAGTGTGATGTCCGGGGCAAGCACCGTCAGTTCGTCTTTCCAGCTGAGCCCGCAGCGTTCCGGCACGAGGAAGCGCGAGAATATAAGGTCATATTTCAGCGGGTCGATGGAGGTTATGCCAAGCAGGTAGGAAACCAGCGATCCCCCGGCGGAACCGCGACCTATACCGGTTGCGATGCCTCTCCGGTGTGCCTCCCGCACCATATCCCACTGCACCAGGAAATAGTCCACATTGTCGGTCGATTCAATGATATAGACTTCCTCGTCCAGCCGTTCCCGATAGCGTTCCCGTTCCGGCTCCGGCACTTCCCGGTCCAGCCAGTCGTCAAGCAGTCTGAGGAACATCGTACGGCGGTCGCCATACCGTTCCCGCTCTTGTGGCCGCATACGGTATTCCGGCATGAACATGCGCCCGGTCTCGAATGAGGCGTCCGCACGTCCGGCAATCTCCACCGTGGGACGGCACATGCGCCTGAACAGGGAGTCGAAGTCCCATTGCCCGGAGAACAGAGGACGGAGCGTGTCATACAATTCATCCGCTGTCTTGAAATACTGGTCATCGCTCTGTTCATGGGCTGCTCCCGTGGCAATCTTGTTCACCACGATTCTGTACCCCGCATCGTCCTTGTCCATGTAGTAGCAGTCCGGAATCAGGACCGGTTCTACTGTAAATGAATCCGTGTCGGCATCATAGCAGTTGCCGAAATAATATTTCAGGGCTTCCAGTTGCTCCCTGTCGATGCGGTCCGCCTTGTATTCGTTGGCGTCGACCTGGTAATAGACCGCTTCGGCTCCTTTTCGGATACGCTCCACCTGTTTGGGATGTCCGGCCATCCAGTAGACTGAACGGGTGGCAAAGACCGGCACACAACCTGCGGCATACATCAGCAGCTGTTCATAGCGGAGGGTGTTGTCTTCCGAATCGACCATGACGGCCCGTTGGATGCGCAGCAGATTATGCAACCCCTCGTTATCCAGGGCATAAATCTTCAGCCCGACACGTTCTTCTTCGTGCATCATTGTCAGCGAGTAGCCGAATATATGTTTCAGCCCGGTATTGGCGCACTCCTTCTGAAGGTTCAGCGTGGCGGCCATTGTATTGCGGTCGCAGATGCCGACAGCCGTATGCCCGAGCCATTTCGCCTTGCGGCACAAATCCTCCGGCGAGCCGCAGGCGTTCAGCAGTTCGTAGGAGGTATGGATGCCAAGGTTCACGAAAGGCACATCGTGTACCGGAGGCTTGGGCCGGCCGATATATTTCAGCAGGTTGAAACG
Encoded proteins:
- a CDS encoding PHP domain-containing protein, with product MCRKAKWLGHTAVGICDRNTMAATLNLQKECANTGLKHIFGYSLTMMHEEERVGLKIYALDNEGLHNLLRIQRAVMVDSEDNTLRYEQLLMYAAGCVPVFATRSVYWMAGHPKQVERIRKGAEAVYYQVDANEYKADRIDREQLEALKYYFGNCYDADTDSFTVEPVLIPDCYYMDKDDAGYRIVVNKIATGAAHEQSDDQYFKTADELYDTLRPLFSGQWDFDSLFRRMCRPTVEIAGRADASFETGRMFMPEYRMRPQERERYGDRRTMFLRLLDDWLDREVPEPERERYRERLDEEVYIIESTDNVDYFLVQWDMVREAHRRGIATGIGRGSAGGSLVSYLLGITSIDPLKYDLIFSRFLVPERCGLSWKDELTVLAPDITLGKGERYVEIESEGKSYRLCPDARLRVIRAGEERTIYADELMCGDEILFDRRDCLWNLKELETHESDLRTSPSL